In Setaria viridis chromosome 5, Setaria_viridis_v4.0, whole genome shotgun sequence, the genomic stretch TAGCAGGTAACTCGTTGATATCAATGTCATGAACTGCAACACAAGCATATCCTGATCCTGTTTCTAGCGCATCAGTCATCTCTTTATTTTCGCTACATGATAATGTTTCTGCTGGCATCACATAACTCTGACCAACACCCATGGAAGAATGGTGATTCTGTGAAGCATCCTCAAGACAACTGAAACCTGAAGTTTGGGCAGTAGTGATAGGCCCTTCCATATTCAGATCAACAGAAAATGCTTCTGGATTACACACATCAGTTCCAAATTCATATATGTCAGCTGACAAAAATATATCGTCTATATTCTCTTCATTAAGATCCATCATAGCAAGAGGTCCAATAACATCAGCATTCGTCGGCAGATTCAAGCCCTCGCCATGCTCAATTTCAGTAGCATCAGAAACCAGGTGCTCTGTAACTCTGGCATTGCATtcgctttctttttcttcaaagatCGTGCAGTCGTCTGCTATTTCTGCCTCTCCATCTAACACCTCCTGACCTTCACACTCATGTCTTGTAGGGGCCTCAGAATCTTCTTGTGGTTCTGCAACTCCTACCTCTGGCACTCCCCCTGatgtttctgaacattttgGTTCAGATGCAGAATTGGGAACATCAGAATCGTCAAGGCAAACGTGATCTGGCATCTGACAGTCTTTGGGGCCCAGGTCACTGTGGTGATCAGTACGTTGTTTCTTCTTGCGGTTCTCCACACCATTCTTGCTTGTCTTCACCGCTTGGATACTGGGAGAGCTTGCTTTCTGCCTGGGCTTCCTCTTCCGGCTCTGCCTTTTGTTCCTCTCGCAGAGGAACAGCCTTTCAACAGCCGACGGGGCAAACATCTGCACGGTGAAGACCGACCTGGCGATCTGCCTGAACACCAGAAACTCGCCGCAGCTGACGGCATGGTCCAGCACGAAGTTCTTCCATCCATGCCCGAACGACAAGACGCCGTCGCTGAAGCACAGCCGCACGCGCCAGCGGAAGCCGAATGCGTCTTCGAGATAAATGTTGGAGCCTGCAAGGTCCAAGATTGTCCTGGCAAATGGGGGTGGTATATCCTGCATGTGTAAATCTAAATCATTTcgtttcaaaaataaaataaaatttctttcgtttaaaaaaatctaaataaTGATAAGTTCTGTTGTCAGGTATGCCCAAGATTTCTTCAAAAGTTCAAAGATCGTTCAGACATGCTGAGAGATCAATATaacttgacaaaaaaaaactcataCCATGTCGTCGGAGAAGTAGCCCATCATGACCTTGAAGAAGGACGGCACCGCCGGGAGCGGCCGCGCCTTGCTGGAAGACGGCGACGGGGAGGACGAAGCAGCACGGCCATGGATCCGGGCACACCTCTTCGTGCAGTCCACGCATGCCCGCTTCTGGTGCGGATCGcaggccttcttcttcctcctcctccgcctcttcacCACCTTCCCGGCTTCCTCCTCTTCGCTGTCTATTTCGACCACGGCCTCTTCCGGCTCTTTCTTCAAGGCTCCTCCTCCGATCAGCTCCACCATGCTCGCTGCCGTGTTTAGTTACCACCAGAATGGAGAACACAGGAACACAATCACACAACAAGAGAGCGTGCCCCGATCACTCCCAAGCTATCtcattcagagtttcagacatgCGCACATCTCAGTATTCCACAGGGGCGCAAAATCGAATCTGACGGAACAGCAGGGTGGAGAAGAAACCAGGAAAGCCTTGCGGCATCTGCTCCTTTGCTCTCGTTTCCCTAGAGAGAGAACACTGGAAATGTTTCACTATCCAATATCCATAGCCTGCTTTCTACTACTATACATGCAGCAGCAGTAATTTCCCGGTGTTCCCTTGATTCACACAATATACTTGGCTGGCAGCAGTGGCTGACGCAGGGACCCGCGGCGGCCAGTGTCGGAGGTTCGAGGCATGAAACTGACCGTTTCTTTCTCCGGCGATCGGCGGAGGTGCGGAGCCCAGGTGTCAGTGAggtctctctctcccccccccccccccccccccggtctCCCCCCTCTCAGGCTGCCTCAGAATCAGTGCCTGACTGACCGGCACTTCCTGGCCCTTGCCGCTTGGTGTGTAGCGTAGGGTCGCGTCGTAGGGACGTCCATTTCACTCTGCTTGAGATTTTGAGGTTACTTCGCCGTAGATCTAAACTTTgcgaaaaagaagattccccatcatattaAACTTATGGTACAtgtatgaagtactaaatgttgatgaaattaaaaattaattgcacagtttggttgtactttacgagacgaacgTTTTAAGCCTATTAGTCAACGATTGGACAATTATTaccaaatacaaacgaaatattATATTGTGGTATAGTGCTGTACAGTGATTTTGGCGGCGCCAACTTCgtcgaactaaacaaggcctatgtTGCTCTATACAACAATGCGACCCATTAGCAAAGAAAAATAGACACGCTTTATTTTATCGTAGTGGAAAAAACTATCCCTATGTAAGCAGATTGAAAGATTATACACATAAGAAAGGTAATACTGATtgaataaagaaaaaggaatcTGTGATTCGAACAGGGATTAAGGATCTATTCTTAGTTTTCCCAAATAGCCCAAGCTACCCATTGCATATTGGCACGCACTTCACCTTGGGTGGGGTAGGCAATCAGCCGTGCTAATACAGGAGGCAAGTTTCATTAGAGGAAATTCCAGATGAAAAATGGTGGAGTTCTTGTGGCAACGGCGAATGAAATGGAAGGCAACGTCAGGCAACCTCTCCCTCACACTCTCCGGTCCGCCCAAGCGCAGCGGCGCTACTTTTAGACCTGAGCAAAATAGGTTCAATCCAACCCAAGACTGATGGCCCGGCCCGAGCCTGACAGGCTAAGCCTGACCCGACACTCATCCAGAGCCATGCGTGACGCTGATTTTCTTGGCCCGAAAGAAAAGGCTAGCTCGAGTCCAGCCCGAATAATAAATTGAATTAAATTTACATTAGAAAATGATGGGCAACCCAACCCGTGCCCGAGCCCAGCCTAAATTGAGCCCGATTGAGTTAATGGGTAGGCTTGGGTGGAGATTTTGGGTAAAAAAACAGGGCTTTTTGCCGGCCCGGCCCGAGGTATGCTCAGCTAACTTAGCATGGCTGCTGGCTGGCCTCTGATAAAACGAGCGCACTGGGCCCTGCAGAGTAGGTGAAGCCCATCGATGATGATGCTACATGGCGGCGGCCCATACTAATGAGGGCCCGGCAAGTTCAGTACATGGGCTTAGGGGCCGCCCCAAAGCATTTCCTCCAAAAAGGAGAAAGGCTTGTGAAATATATACTTTAGGATGACCAGATGGGAAAAAAAAACCCGAAACGAGTACGAGATACATGGCTCCAAATTTGCGGCCGGTGGCCGGCCTTCCGGACGACGAGTTCAAAGCATAGTGGTGGTGCTGGTAAAAAGGGTTGCCGCCGGAGAAAACGGTGACAACTCTGCTAGCGTTAGATGCACTTTTCTCTCGTCCTCTTTCCCGAACATCTTTTGGACCCAACCGGAAAAAGGGGTTAACGAGGAACACAGCGTAGCCTAAGCTGGTGGTTAGTCTGTTTAATACTACTACCCACCCAGACATCCTTTTCCCTCCTCGTGCGTCAGATTGGCCGGCCTCTTGCTCCGTCCACAACTCATAGCGTGCCTGCTCCGGCCGAGCACACCACCGCACCACCTCATGGTCTTGCGGCGtcgggccccgccggcgccggccccggcctCGGCTACGCACGCCGGCCGGCATGCCGACGCGCTCGCAGCAGCCATCATGCGCGCACTGCTGGTAGTGGTAGCGGTGCCGCGCCTTTTGGCCCAGCGCGCCCCGGTCAATCGCGCAACCAACACATCTCCTAAAGGCGCAATCGATCGATCGCCCTTTCGCGTCGTCTTTTCACAAATTGTCAAGCACGCTTTACCACAGCCACTACCACTAGTTACTAGTACCCCAGCCCATGTTGGTCAATGATTGTTCTCAGCAATTTCAGTgaagatttgttttttttttatcacagAACAAAAGAAACTCGTCCAAATGCAACAGTTGACATCCGCTGAAATTCCCTTTGGCCAAAACTCACTGCAATCTTGGCAACAACAAAATCTCCACGCAACAGCATTTAGATTGATGGACAGACACTTGCTGAAGCTGAGCTGATGGAGCGCATCGGCCAGTCGATGTCCTGGTCCGGTCTCCTCATCCACGTACGGTGCCGATGAACGTTTCACCTAACCCGATCCATTATCCATCGCTCAAAGCCGCACGGTTCCGTTGCGTTCAGCAAAGTTTATTCGGCCGTCATCATCTCatcagaaacaaaaagaaagtttATTCGATCGCGGATGTCGGAGCCAATGCCACGGTCGAGGACGGAAAGCCGGACGCGATGATGATGAGCGgagcccggccgccgcctcgtccgtTTCGTCCGCGCCGGTTCTTTCCCGGCGAATCCGTCAACAAAATCTCAGATTCCCTTCCCGGTTACGCGAGCATAACGAAGCCCTCATTCTTTCTTTGTTTAATCACATCAAACTGTGTTGCCtgttcagagagagagagagagagagagagagagagagagagagagagagagagagcgcatTAGGTGAAGGCCGaaaggcttttttttttttttagttGGCACGTCCGCTTCGGCCATTGACTTGCGGATCCCGGCGCAACCAAGTGCCAAGTTCAGGAGCCCCTGGCTTGCGGATAACTGGATTGATTAGCCCGGCTTGGACCTTGGAGTTAACAAAACGCAGGCAGAGGCCGCCGTTGCCGCTCAACCACGACTGAAAACCGTAAGCAACGGACGATGCTGGATTCATCAGAAAGAAAACTCCGGATGCGTGGCTGCCTATCCCAGAAGCCGTCAGGCTCTGACGCATCATACATCTCTTTCGGAATTCCATCATGCATTTCTTTTGCAGCCTTGGAATTCGGACGCGCCACAGGTGCGACGCGGCGCACGTCTGGATCGATCTACCGGACGGACGAGGAGCTGCCACGGCGGCCGATCACGGCACAACCGCACAATTTAATCCTGTTGGCTGGGGAGTTGAGCGGAGCATGGGGAAAATTCAGAGGAACAGGTGGAAGCACACACCTCCGGACGCTTCCACCACTCCACAAGGCAGGGGGGGAGAGCACGTGGCGGCAGCATCCATGAGACGGGAtgggcctcgccgccgacctTGCCTTGCCTCGCCTAGCACTCCACTCACGACCGTCGCCGTCCCAGCGGAAACATTACGACGGCGACCGTGACACGGCATCAGGCGTGAGGAAAAGTCTATCGATCACCATGGACCATCAATCAAGAAAGGAGCTGATCATGCGGATTCAAGAAACCCTAACGAAAGGCCGGGTGCCCGTCCAGCGCATCGTCCACTTGTGGGGATACTTAACTGGTCGCAGAAAGAGTATCTAGAAGCACGGAGCGCCGGCTCCTGTTTtctccgaggaggaggaagcgtgGAGGTGGAGCGGTTTATGGCAACAGCGATGGGGAGGAGAGGAGTGATCAATCAAGGGGCGTGTTGACCGATCACCGGAGCACGGACTGCTCGGATCATGCGATCGTACCCCAGCTAATCTAATCTTCTCCTTCAAAATCTAATCTAATCTCCTTCAAAATCAGAAGCGATGCAGCGGCGGCCGCCCGTGACCGCGAGGTGACGTGGCGGCTTGCGCGGCGTGACTCGAGCCTGACGCGACCTTCAATTCCTTCCCCAATCGGGACGCGTCGTGCTCCGAACTTGCGATCCTTATCGGCTTTGAGAGCCCTTGCGCTGGATCATTACAATGATGATTGATCGATGCTTGATCGAGCCGAAACTTCCGGAGCTGCGGCCTTGCGTCGTTCTTATCCCAACTGGTTAAATCTAATCGACTTTTACGATTCTG encodes the following:
- the LOC117854557 gene encoding B3 domain-containing protein Os01g0905400 isoform X3, with translation MVELIGGGALKKEPEEAVVEIDSEEEEAGKVVKRRRRRKKKACDPHQKRACVDCTKRCARIHGRAASSSPSPSSSKARPLPAVPSFFKVMMGYFSDDMDIPPPFARTILDLAGSNIYLEDAFGFRWRVRLCFSDGVLSFGHGWKNFVLDHAVSCGEFLVFRQIARSVFTVQMFAPSAVERLFLCERNKRQSRKRKPRQKASSPSIQAVKTSKNGVENRKKKQRTDHHSDLGPKDCQMPDHVCLDDSDVPNSASEPKCSETSGGVPEVGVAEPQEDSEAPTRHECEGQEVLDGEAEIADDCTIFEEKESECNARVTEHLVSDATEIEHGEGLNLPTNADVIGPLAMMDLNEENIDDIFLSADIYEFGTDVCNPEAFSVDLNMEGPITTAQTSGFSCLEDASQNHHSSMGVGQSYVMPAETLSCSENKEMTDALETGSGYACVAVHDIDINELPATEPSPFAENSSPPADIEVHSGEFALSGCNQGEQNEVKKDKQQDGQGDRQASTGQNTAEVISSGIMLHEHPHLSQNLHQTEDKSEGLQSEIFESGGVLALAAACSKFCIAVPAPGQTWLELPNRLPVIPRTKKQGRKVVILKDPCMRLWPVLYQCTPRFSGFITGWVDICRENNLQEGDTCEFELSGNSELSFQVVLRSLQ
- the LOC117854557 gene encoding B3 domain-containing protein Os01g0905400 isoform X1 translates to MVELIGGGALKKEPEEAVVEIDSEEEEAGKVVKRRRRRKKKACDPHQKRACVDCTKRCARIHGRAASSSPSPSSSKARPLPAVPSFFKVMMGYFSDDMDIPPPFARTILDLAGSNIYLEDAFGFRWRVRLCFSDGVLSFGHGWKNFVLDHAVSCGEFLVFRQIARSVFTVQMFAPSAVERLFLCERNKRQSRKRKPRQKASSPSIQAVKTSKNGVENRKKKQRTDHHSDLGPKDCQMPDHVCLDDSDVPNSASEPKCSETSGGVPEVGVAEPQEDSEAPTRHECEGQEVLDGEAEIADDCTIFEEKESECNARVTEHLVSDATEIEHGEGLNLPTNADVIGPLAMMDLNEENIDDIFLSADIYEFGTDVCNPEAFSVDLNMEGPITTAQTSGFSCLEDASQNHHSSMGVGQSYVMPAETLSCSENKEMTDALETGSGYACVAVHDIDINELPATEPSPFAENSSPPADIEVHSGEFALSGCNQGEQNEGFVRAQTSVKKDKQQDGQGDRQASTGQNTAEVISSGIMLHEHPHLSQNLHQTEDKSEGLQSEIFESGGVLALAAACSKFCIAVPAPGQTWLELPNRLPVIPRTKKQGRKVVILKDPCMRLWPVLYQCTPRFSGFITGWVDICRENNLQEGDTCEFELSGNSELSFQVVLRSLQ
- the LOC117854557 gene encoding B3 domain-containing protein Os01g0905400 isoform X2, whose translation is MVELIGGGALKKEPEEAVVEIDSEEEEAGKVVKRRRRRKKKACDPHQKRACVDCTKRCARIHGRAASSSPSPSSSKARPLPAVPSFFKVMMGYFSDDMDIPPPFARTILDLAGSNIYLEDAFGFRWRVRLCFSDGVLSFGHGWKNFVLDHAVSCGEFLVFRQIARSVFTVQMFAPSAVERLFLCERNKRQSRKRKPRQKASSPSIQAVKTSKNGVENRKKKQRTDHHSDLGPKDCQMPDHVCLDDSDVPNSASEPKCSETSGGVPEVGVAEPQEDSEAPTRHECEGQEVLDGEAEIADDCTIFEEKESECNARVTEHLVSDATEIEHGEGLNLPTNADVIGPLAMMDLNEENIDDIFLSADIYEFGTDVCNPEAFSVDLNMEGPITTAQTSGFSCLEDASQNHHSSMGVGQSYVMPAETLSCSENKEMTDALETGSGYACVAVHDIDINELPATEPSPFAENSSPPADIEVHSGEFALSGCNQGEQNEGFVRAQTSVKKDKQQDGQGDRQASTGQNTAEVISSGIMLHEHPHLSQNLHQTDKSEGLQSEIFESGGVLALAAACSKFCIAVPAPGQTWLELPNRLPVIPRTKKQGRKVVILKDPCMRLWPVLYQCTPRFSGFITGWVDICRENNLQEGDTCEFELSGNSELSFQVVLRSLQ